CGGGGAGGGCATCGTCCTGCGGGAGCCGTCGGTGGTGGCCAAGCGCGCCGACGATGGTCAGATCGTCGCGGTGGGGGAGGAAGCCAAGCGGATGATCGGCCGCACGCCCGGCCAGATCGTCGCCACCCGCCCGCTGCGGGACGGGGTCATCGCCGACTTCGACACCACCGCTGCGATGCTGGCCTACTTCATCCGCAAGGGCCTGCGCAACCGGACCCTGCTGCGTCCCCGGGTGATCGTGGGCATCCCGTCGGGAGTCACGGGGGTGGAGCGGCGGGCGGTCATCGATGCCACCGAGCAGGCGGGGGCCCGGGAGGCCTACCTGATCGAGGAGCCCATGGCCGCGGCCATCGGCGCGGGTCTGCCCATCTCCGAGCCGGTGGGCAGCATGGTGGTGGACATCGGCGGGGGCACCACCGAGGTGGCCGTGATCGCCCTGGGCGGGATCGTGACCAGCAAATCCATCCGGGTGGGCGGCGACGAGATGGACGAGGCCATCATCCAGTACTGCCGCCGCGCCTATAACCTGTTGATCGGGGAGCGCACCGCCGAGGAGATCAAGATCGCCATCGGGTCGGCGTACCCGATGAAAGAGGAGCAGACCATGGAGGTGCGCGGGCGCGACCTGGTCAGCGGTCTGCCGCGCACGGTCCGCATGACCAGCGCGGAGGCCCGGGAGGCGCTGGCG
This genomic interval from Armatimonadota bacterium contains the following:
- a CDS encoding rod shape-determining protein, translated to MSFLSRLSRDMGVDLGTANTLIFVRGEGIVLREPSVVAKRADDGQIVAVGEEAKRMIGRTPGQIVATRPLRDGVIADFDTTAAMLAYFIRKGLRNRTLLRPRVIVGIPSGVTGVERRAVIDATEQAGAREAYLIEEPMAAAIGAGLPISEPVGSMVVDIGGGTTEVAVIALGGIVTSKSIRVGGDEMDEAIIQYCRRAYNLLIGERTAEEIKIAIGSAYPMKEEQTMEVRGRDLVSGLPRTVRMTSAEAREALAEPVAQIVEAVKQTLERTPPELAADIVDRGIVLAGGGALLRGIDRLLSEETGMPVVLTDDPLSAVVLGTGRALEEIETFKRVLITSRRL